The Synechococcus sp. BL107 nucleotide sequence TTGGGGTTGGGACTTCTGTTGTTTATTGGACTGAATCCTTCCCGAGCTGACGGAAAGCGTGACGACCCCACCTTGAGGAGGCTTCAGACATTCGCGAAGTCGTGGGGATATCAAGAATTATTGGTGGTCAATTTGTTTGGGCGAATTTCCCCCCATCCAGCCGTCCTGCAACGTGCCAGCGATCCGGTAGGAGTCGACAATGACAAGGTTCTTCAGGTCTGTTTTGAGCGTTGGGCCTGTGATCCTCAGATGGATTTGTGGTGTGGCTGGGGTGTGAGCGGTGGCCGTGGCCCCCGTGCCCGTGATGTCCTTCGCATGCTTCAACCGCTGAGTC carries:
- a CDS encoding DUF1643 domain-containing protein; the encoded protein is MRASSISAGAISASNASFSANRQYRWWLHRQWTLGLGLLLFIGLNPSRADGKRDDPTLRRLQTFAKSWGYQELLVVNLFGRISPHPAVLQRASDPVGVDNDKVLQVCFERWACDPQMDLWCGWGVSGGRGPRARDVLRMLQPLSRQRQMICPNSDGPLSLALTQSGEPRHPLYAPRQSTLSPFHWAETRAIRHPEAITTD